CGCCCGAAGTGTAAAAGATATGCAACCGGTTTGATGATTCATGATTCCCCGGAAAATCTATAAAAGAACGCGGACAACTGTGACAAATTCCACAAGGGGAATGCTTCATTTCGGGTATGCTTTTAGAGAAGAGATCGGAGAAACTAATTATGATATCTCGATACCAAAAGTAAAGAGGGATAAACTATGACGGATGACCGCAAAGAACGTTTAGGTGAGATTTTGGGTCAGATTTTGACACCTATTCAGGAACAGATACATCGATTGGAGCAAAAACTTGATTCGATTGAATCTTTGCGACAACAATTGAACAAAATGGAAGCAGTACAAGAACAACAATTGAAACTGTTGCAGCAAATCAACCAACGATTGCAGGAACAAAGCAAATAATCAAGCCAGTTCAAGCGATTGTAGAAGGAAAGTATGAATATACACATCAAAAAAAACAAAAGAGGCGAATCCAATGAAAACATTTGCGTTTCAATTCTCCGATTCATTTATCAAACCGTTATTGGATAACGGATATTCAAAAGTAGTTCAGTTCTCCTTTCCAAAAGGGAAAGTTTTGGAAAAGCATAAAACGTCAAGCGATATTCTGGTCTTTGTCCCGCAAGGAAACATTCGTTTTCAAGCTGTCGAAGAAGCTGTGTTAAAAAGCGGAGAAATGATCAGCCTGGAGAAGAATATTGAACATTCCATCACGGCATTGGAAGACAGCATTGTCGTGCTGGTGCTGACGCCAAGCCCGAGCGCCCACTCCATCCTGAAACCGCAAACGGCAAAACCGCCAACACATGAAAGAATGTCTACAGAACATGTGAAAAAAGCGGTATCGCCGCAATTGTGGTCATTTGTCGAGGAACATGCGGAACTTTTGCAAATATTAGACAAAGCGGCAGAAGGCTACGAAGCAGACACATATGCATTGGTGGATCGCATGGTCGAAGAAGAATTAAACAAACATTTCCGCTATGAAGAGGAATATCTCTTTCCCGCTCTCGGAAAATATATCGGTACAACTGCCGGTCCGATCGCTGTCATGCTGGCAGAGCATAAAATCATCCGGGATAACCATCAGCAATTGCAAAAGAAACTGCAGCAATTGCAAAATGGGCAAGGTGATGAAACAGATGTTGTACAGGCATATTCCGCGTTGGAAGGTGTCCTTCGACCACACATCATCAAAGAAGACAATGTACTGTTCCCGATGGCGAGCGGTGTGATGTCGGAAGAGGATAAAGACAACGTGGCCCGTTTGGTCAATGAAGAAAAAGGCGAATAGTTTGAAAAACAAAGTAAGAAAAACAAAGAGACCCGTACCACGTTGCCGTGAATACGGGTTGTTTTTTGTACATTAGCCCTCATCTCTGACCCGATTTAAAAACAATTTGGGTGTGAGCATGAGATAACTCAACATCAAAACAAGTATAACGATAGACAATATCAGATTTTCATACACGTTCTGCCGATTTACGATAATAAAACGCACAGTTGCCGTTATTCCAATATAAATCAAATATCGCAAGGGAAAATGATAATGTTCTTTGAAATATTTTACAATCATTGAAATAAACCCAAAGTACAGGAAAAACACCAAGACTCGTTCCAGCACATCATGTTCAACATCTCCCGGGTTAAACGCTTCCTTCAGAATGTAGAACAGTTCATTCAAAAGAAAATAACATAAGATGATCCCCAAACCGATCAACGATGCATTTAGCAATTTTTGAAAAAAATTTGCAAACATCTGGATCCGCCACACGCTTGTACTCTCCAATCGTATCATCATAGTTGAATCGCGTTTCCCATCACGACATGCATCACGGCATGTTCAAAAATAAACTTGTGTTTCTTACAAGCGAATTTTTGTTTCCAACCCTTCCCCCAGTCCTTTCAAAAGATGCAATCCAAAGGCAATGGCACGATTGATATCAGGGTCGCGCAAATATTTCCAGAAATCAAACATCCCCATTTTCTTATCATCATCCACATGCTCGCCTGCTCGTTCAAGCCCGCGCGCCAAACCCTGAACCACCTTTTTTGTCGTCGCGGGATCAATTTGTCCAAGGCCATCGGCTGCCCCCAGCAAATGATTCAATATGTTTGTCACATTCGGCTTTGACAATTGCCCGACGGCGATCTTTGCAATCGTTTCTTTCGCTTCCAAAAGTGCGGTTGCCGCTTCCAACAATCCGCTTTTATGCAATTCATGCAGCAAATGAATCGTTTCTTGCATAGCTTTCCCATGTTCGGCGATATCGGAAATTACTTGTTCCAATGATTCCTGTTGCAATTCCTGTTCGTCAGGAAGATGTTTTCGAATTAGCGTGATTGGTTGAGCCATTCTTTCACACCTCCTTCAAAATTCTTGTCCACCAGCGGCCGATAGTCTTTCCGCACCCATTTCCGATAGACTTCAACACCGGCTTGTGGATGTCGCTTGGCATACCGAGGGTTGATTCTCGGCAGCGGGTTCTTTCCGCTTTTTTCTATCACCTGCATCCGTACTTTTGTTTGTTTATACGCCGGCGTATGTGTATTCTGATCTGTAGCCGTACCCGTGAGAAGATTGACAGCCGACTGATCACTGACGGAATGCATAGGCAAATAGAGCTCATTTCCCTGCACGCGATCGGTAATGACTGCCCGAACCCGAATCGCTCCATATGGAGACTCCAGACGCACCAATGTTCCCTCCGCAATGCCGCGTGCATCGGCCAACTCCGGCGATACCTCCACAAACACTTCCGGAAACTTATGTTGAATGCCTTTGGATTTGTTTGTCATATTTCCTTCATGGAAATGTTCCAACAGACGGCCATTATTCAAAAGCAAATCATATGCTTCCGGCATTTGCACGGGAAGAATCCATTCCACGGGAGCCAAGCGGGCTTTCCCGTCCGGAAAATTGAACCGCTCCGTGTATAACAATGGTGTATCTGTTCCATCCTTGGCAACAGGCCACAACAGACTATCCCAGCCTTCCAGACGGGCATAATCGACTCCGGCAAAAATCGGAGACAATACGGCCGCTTCATCCATAATGTCACCGGGGCATTGATAGTTCCAGCCGGCTCCCAAACGGTTTGCTACCTCCCGCAGAATCCACCAATCCGGTTTCGCTTCACCCATTGGTTCCATCACTTGATACAGCCGCTGGATACGCCGTTCCGTATTGGTGAATGTCCCTTCCTTCTCCAAACTCGGTGCTGCCGGCAATACGACATCGGCGAATTGTGCCGTTTTGGTCAGGAAAATGTCTTGCACCACAAAGAAATCCAACCGGGAGAGCGCATCATGAACGTGGTTGGCATTGGAGTCAACCCATGCCATTTCTTCTCCCATCAAATACATCGCTTTTAATTCACCCGCTTCGATCGCTTGCAGCATCTGGATATTGTCAAGACCTGGATTTGCGGGAATGCTTGTCTCCCACGCAAGCTCGAACTTCTTGCGCGCTGCATCATCGGCAATATGCTGATAGCCAGGCAGCCATGCCGGAAGCGTGCCAAAGTCACATGCTCCTTGTACATTGTTGTGCCCGCGCAGAGGATATGCGCCGGCGCCCGGGCGTCCGTAGTTGCCGGTCACCAATAACAAGTTGCTGATGGCTGCACTTGTATTGCTACCGCCGGTATTTTGCGTGACGCCCATACCCCACAAGACACAAACTCCATCTGCTTCATGAATCATCGCAGCTATTTGAATCAGGTGCTCTTTTGCAATCCCTGTCTGCTTCTCCGCATAGTCCAGCGTGTATTTTTCAATGGATTTGACAAACACATCAAAGCCGCTGACCCGTTCCTCAATAAATGTCTGATCATGCCATCCCTGCTCGATCATATACTTGGCAACAGCTGCAATCCATGCATGATCCGAGCCTTGTTTGGGATGAATATAAAGATCGGCCCGTTCCGCCATTTCGTGTTTGCGCAAATCCGAAACGATCAATTTTTGCCCTTTTAACTTATGCGCCCGCTTGACTCGAGTCGCCAAAACCGGATGCCCTTCTGTCGGATTAGCACCGACGACGATGACAAGTCCCGCGCCGGCAATGTCCTGAATCGTGCCGGCATCGCCGCCATAGCCGACGGTGCGCAACAATCCGTCAGTTGCAGGAGATTGGCAGTAGCGCGAACAGTTGTCCACGTTATTGGTTGCAAAAATTTGGCGGGCAAGTTTTTGCATCAGGTAGTTTTCTTCATTCGTGACTTTTGAGGACGAAATAAATCCAATCGCATTCCCGCCGAATTGATCTTTGATCCCGCCAAGTTTGTTTGCGATGAGATCAAGAGCTTCATCCCAAGTGGCTTCCTCAAAATGGTCGCCTCTGCGGATCAACGGCTTGGTGAGACGTTCCTCGCTGTTGACGAAATCCCAGCCGAATTTTCCTTTGATGCATGTAGAAATTCCGTTAGCCGGCGCATCGGATGTAGGTTGAACTTTCAGAATCTCCCGTCCCTTTGTCCAAACCTCAAAACTGCATCCGACTCCACAAAACGTGCAAACGGTTTTTGTTTTCTTGGTACGGGTTTCCCGCATGGCTGCTTCCACTTCGGAAATGGCAAAAATCCCGCCATATCCAGGTTCCACTTCTTTCACGAGATCGATCATTGGATTCAGAAGATCTTTTTCGATTCCGGATATAAAACCGGCTTGTCCCAGCATGGATGTTTCCATCAGCGCATTGCATGGGCAGACGGTGACACAATGTCCGCATGAAACGCAGGAAGATTCATTGATAGGGACATCATCGTCCCAAATCACCCGCGGACGGTCGCGCTCCCAGTCGATCGACAATGTTTCATTGACCTGCAAATCCTGACAAGCTTCCACGCATTGACCACACAAAATACATTGATCCGGATCGTATCGATAAAAAGGATGTGACAGATCCACTTCATACGGTTTTTCCTTATAAGGATATTTTTGATGTTCAATTTCCAAATGTTCAGCCGTATTGTGCACTTTGCAGTTTCCGTTGTTGTTGTCGCAAACCGTACAATACAGCATATGGTTTTCCAAGATTCGATCCATGGCTTCCAGTTGTGCCGATTTTGCACGTTCGGATGCGGTACGAATGTTCATATTCGGTGCAATCCGAGTGGAGCATGCACGCATCAATTGGCCATCGACATCGACGATGCAGGTATCGCACGTTTGAATGGGTCCCAAATCCGGTTCGTAACAAATATGCGGGTGCTCCAGCCCCTGAGCGAGAATGACTTGCAGTATCGTTTTGCCTTCTTCCGCCTGCATCGATTGTCCATCGATTGTAATCAAAACACCCTTCGAAGACGTAATGGAATTCATGACTTCAAAGTCCCCTTTCCTGAAGAAACACAATCCGTGCGTTTTTTAAGCAAAGATTCGTGCGTTTTTAAACAAAACAAAAAACTCCACCATAAAACGCGCGACACAAAACAAACACATGTTTTCACATGCAATTGTGTCTATCGTTTTATGGTGGAGTAGTATTGGGCACAAACGTACAATATACCAATCCGCCATTGCTAGTCTTGAGATCGAATAACCGTTGACAGGTTCCTGCCAACAAATCCGTTCGTCCCAGACAGACTATGTGGCTGTCCAGTAATTTCAGCACTATTATAGCGAGTTTTCACTTTTCCGTCAAAATTTTTTCACATGTTCTGCTTTTTCATATTGTTTTTCACATGGATGGATTCCGGATGTCAATGAGTTGGTTTCTCCTCAATTTGAAGCGTACGATCGAATACATAAACGGTAATTGCCGTATCGAGATCAATATTAAAATCATTAAAGATCGTTATTAATTTTGCATTGACGATCGCTTCAAATTTGGAAACCAGTTCGGGATCTTCATAGATTTTTTTGATAAATTCTGTACGGGTCGCATGGATCATGCGCTTTCCTTCCTCTGTTTGACTCATAAAATTTTCCAGATTCGTCATATTGCCTTTCATCTCGCAAATCGCCCAGGGACCGGCAAAACGGGTTATGATTTGTTCCGGTCCTTTTCCTGTATGTTTTTTCCGGACTTCCCGCACCAGATTTGAAAATTCATGCGCAACTTTGGTTGCATTCATTTTTCTTCACCCTCAATACATCCTCAATTATCTGTTTTGACAATAGAATGACACGTGAAACGAGCTTACATCATCATGATTCCTTTGACAAATGCAATAGGTTATGTAAAATAAATTTGAACACTTTATATCTTTTGTTGGCTGATCCTTCTATATGAAGATGTAGATGAATTATCCAGCGCAAAACGTTATCCTTGATCAGAAGGAATGTTTTGAGCTGGATTTTTTATTCACAATTCCTGTTAAAGAGGATGTTCAAAAAGTAGTCAAAACTCCACGGCGGATTGCTTTGCCGAATCCCAAAAAGGCTTACTCATGTACCAAACACGTACACTCCGTCGCCTTTTCGCGCTTCGGCTTCGCACTCCTTGTGTCTTACTTAACCACTTTTTGAACACACACTTAAAGTTAGCGTGGTGAACAAATTGTATCCGGTTGTCGTATCCAGACAGGTCATTTCCTATAAAAACGGAAATACACAAAACGTTTCCGATGAAATCGCAACAGAATATCCATTAACGATTTTTTTAAATGATGAAGAATTTGCAACGCTTGTCTGCACACCTGAATACCTGGAAGATTTGGTTGTCGGATTTTTGGCTTCGGAAGGCGTCATCCGCAACTGCGATGAAATCAAAGATGTATTGGTTGATGAAAACAAGGGATTTGTATATGTGGAAACACATAGTCCCAAAACATTCAGCACAAAATTTTACTCCAAGCGGTATATCACCTCTTGCTGTGGAAAAAGCCGCCAGAGTTTTTACTTTTTTAACGACGCCAAAACGGCGAAAAAAATCACGGATAAAACCGCATTTCTTACCGATCAAGACTGTTTTCGGCTGATGAATGAAATGCAACAGGATGCCACTACATTTCAGCTTACGGGCGGCGTACACAATGCGGCCCTGTGCGATACGAAACATATCATTCTATCAAGAATGGACATCGGGAGACATAATGCGCTCGATAAAATTTTCGGATATTGTCTCAAGAACAGCATTTCGTTGCAAGGTAAAGTCATTGCATTTAGTGGCCGGATTTCTTCTGAAGTGTTGCTGAAAGTGGCAAAAATCGGCTGCGAAATCGTCTTGTCAAAGTCAGCCCCAACAGAATTGGCTTTACAAATGGCGGACGAACTCGGAATTACAGCCGTCGGATTTATTCGTAACGACTCATTCAATGTATATACGCATCATGAACGAATTTGCGCAACATGATTGGTAAAATGCCTTTTATAAAAGGATCCGAGCGACCCAATCTCTCACGCTCATGACATCCGCCTGTCGCGGGAATACCTTCTCCATGAGCACCCGCTGAACCTCCGGATCGGCGTCAATGCAAGCATCCGACAGCACAACCAGACTGTAATCCCGGTCAGCGGCCTCCCGAACGGTCGAGAGCACAACACCGCTTGTAGCAATTCCCATAAGTATCAATGTATCAATTTGTTGTGCACGCAACACCACGTCCAGGTCGCTGCCGGAGAATGCGCTCACTCGCCGTTTGATCACGACGGCATCTCCATGCTCGGGCGCTACTGCTGCATGGATCTGAGTCGACGATGCAGTTTCCGTAAATCCGCCATTCTGTGATATGGCAGAAAACATTTTATTCTTTGCGCTTACCTCCGGATACCCGTCTCGAAAAGCTATCCGTACGTAAATGACCGGTATGTTTGCCTCGCGTGCCGCTTTGATAGCTTGTTGGAAAGGTGTGAAGAAATCTGCCGAATTTGCGTATCTTTGTGCAATTCCCTCCTGAATATCCATGACGAGCAAGGCTTTGTTCGATGCTTTCATGCGTGTCTTCTCCTCTTCTGTGATTTTATTTTGGCATCCTACTCTTTGTGAGTTTCTATATCCATGTTACCGATAGAATCTGTACTTCGCAAATTTCCCATTCCATCGAAATGCAAAGGCAGAATCTATTGCCAGCCAGAATATCTCATTGCATCATTGCATCATTGCATCATTGCATCAAAAGAATCTCCGAACCATCCAACTTATCCACAATACCAAAAGAAACGGACATCGGATTCAAATGGATTCCAAAAGGGTTATCCACAATATCCACAGATTTTATCCACAGTATCCACATGAAGAAAACTTGTACGACATGTTTTTTCTTTGCATGTATAAAACCCATCCACTTGCCCATACTACAAAAGGCGGTGATGGATCTTCCGCAAAAGCTGGAGGGATGTTCGATGAACAAAATTGTGAGTCGACACAGATAATCAGCCAAAGAAGTTGGAGGGATGTGTGAAAGACACGTTACGTGGAATGAACACATTTTAACGACTTGGAAACCGGAGGGATGTGCCGCAGGCACAATCAAACGTTTCTGAAGCAACACCGTCAAAAAAGAGCCCGGAATGGGCTCTTTCTTTAGTTTTCAAATGAAAATGATGTGTCAATGGGAAGTTGAGATGGCAATACCTCCCGAAGCATTGTATGATTAAACATTCGGTATGTATTTCTTCCTGATTTTTTTGCTTCATACATTGCTATATCTGAATAGCAAATCATTGTTTCCGCGTCCATCCGTTCTTCATTATTTATCGAAATACCAATGCTTCCTGATACAAGAAACTCTCGGCTGCTTAAAACGAATGGTTTTTTTAATTTTTCAATAATTTTCAAAGCAAAACTTTCGACATATTCCTCATGATGTACGTTGTTCAATAGAAAGATAAACTCATCCCCACCCAATCGGGCGAGTAAATCAAAGGGGCCCAGACATTGTTGCAGACGCTCGGCAAACAGTTTGAGAAACTGGTCCCCTGTTTCATGTCCCATCGTATCATTGATTCGTTTAAAATCATCTCCATCTACATAAAGAACGGCAATGTTATATTTGTTTTGGGACTTTTCGATGGCCTCTTGTAATTTTTTTGTAAACAATCTGCGATTAGGCAACCCTGTTAATGCGTCATGAAATGCCAGATACTCCAACTTGCTTCTATTTTTTCTTTGTTCAGTTTCATCGCGAATGATTAAGATTGTTGCATATGAAGCATCCATTTCTACATAATCTGCTTCCACCACGCCAATAAATAAATCGTCTTCCTTATTATAGAATTTCATTTCGCATTCTTTCAGCATCTTTCTGGAATTAAAATGTTCTGTGTATAGTTTACTTAGCAATTCCTTGCTTTCTTCCGAGCAAAAATCATAAATGGTTTTACAATCACCTCCTAATAACAATTTAGCGGCAGGATTCATTTCCATCACATATCCGTACTCATCCGCCACTACGATTGCAACTGGATTCAGTTCAAAAAGAGTCTCAAACCTTTTGGAGGCAGACGGCAAAAAATCGTATTGGATCATTGCCCAGCGTAAAAAAAACAGCCAAATAACATCAGTGAAAAGATACGGATACGGTGGCAATTGTGTGAATTTAATGTAACCGAATAGGATTTGCGATATAAGAGTGGCGATTGTTCCATATAAAAGCAGAGTGGTCCTTTTCTTTTCTTTTTCGCTTTGGGAAGCAGAATAAGCAATTGCCAACATGCCAGTAAATAAGCAAATGACAAAGACACCCACTCCAATCGCTATATAGTATGGAGCATTAAAAATTGGATAAATAAACATCCCATCACGTTCAAATAGTCTGCTATTATAAATATTTTTCTGTTGAATGAGTTCAAGCAAACTTGGTACAATCAAACTATAACTAATGGGAATATACAACCATGCCGTTATTTTCTTGCTTGCATTCAAAATTTTAAAATGAAAATGAAATCCCAAACAGGCGTTCAATGCGCCGATGTTGCCCAACCAATAGGTTACAAGAATTGGGCTGTACTTGATTGGTACGATTTGTCGAATGTATTCTCCTGCCAGCATTAACATAAACGTAAAAACAATGGCGCTTGCAATACGATACTCTGATATTCTTGGATTGCGGACATAAACTTCAACGGCCATATAAAAAAGAATTACTACCGGTACGATATACTCCAAAAAGAGTAGAATTGAATTACTCATACTTTCAATCAATCCTCTATCTTTTCATTTTTTCATCAAAATTTTCCATTGAAATTTTTTCTACTTCCCTTCATTATATTTCTTTCTATTCTTCAAACAAGTCTTTTTAAAATAGATGTGAACAGCCTTGCATAAAAATCCTGCCAATTCCCCTATTAAAGCTTATTTTTTCTGCTTAAAGCATATCTTTTCTCTGCCGAAATAACTGTAAAAAAAAACATAAGCTGTCCAAATGGGACAACTTATGCTTCAGGCTACATAAATCAAAACTATATACGCAGAGTGTTTCATCAAAATATTCCCTGTTCAAATTTGTTAAAGGAAGAGTCGCTTCCCATAGAGGATATGTTCTTTCATTAATTTTTGCGGTTGTTCCGAATCGTTCGTCAGCAGTGATTCAAAAATGCCGACATGGTCCACATAAGAAGAATTCATCCTTCCAGAATCGCGTTTTAACACACGAAGTACAACACGATATAGATGGTCTTGATAGTTTTCCATAACACGAAAAATCTCTGCATTTCCCGAGAACTTGCAAAGAAGCAGGTGAAACTCTGCATCCGCCTGTGCAAACCCTTTCTCATCTTCAGAAACGGCCAATTCTCTTGTTTTAAGCAAATTTTTCTCGATTTCGTCGATTTGGTCATTCCTCAATTTCCCGGAAAGTTGTTCCACTACAAACATCTCCAGTGCAATACGCAAATCATAGATATTGCTAATCTTCTCAATCGACATTTCACGTACGATAATCCCTTGTTTGGGAGATACCGTGATAAACCCCTCTGCCTCCAATCGTTCGAGAGCCGCTTTAATCGGAGTTTTACTCATGCCCAGATAATCGATTAATTGTCTTTCGGAAAGAAATTGTCCGGGTCGAAATACTTCATGCATAATTCCGTCTTTTATCGTTCGATATGCCTTTTCCTTCAAGAGAGGAGGGGGGGTATTCAAATTGTTGTCGTTCACTCCATTCATTTCGGTTCCCTCCCTTGTCTACGAATTTGCGGTAAATACGCGGCAAACTCAAGATCAAATGGTTGTTTCCAATTTTGACGGATGCAACATGAGGTCAATCGTTTCATTTAGTTTCTCCGTCGAAAATACATCTCGCCAATTCGGTTGAAGAATTTGTTTTTTCCCATATTCAATGGCTACAAGCGCAGCATCGGAGAGGGGTGAACCTGTAATTCCAAACACGGATGCCATGATTGTCGTGATATGCCCAAGCATGAAATCACGCGCCGCTTCCGGTGGAACCCCGCACTTTACTGCTTCATCCATCGCTTCCTTTAAGACAACGATACACGTGCCTAAAACTGTTTCCGCCATCGTCGGTTCCAGTGTCGCCATTTGTTCTACCGTGATGCGATGGGAACGCAAAATGGGGGAATACATTCTGCGGGCAATTTCCTCGCCTTTCGCATAATCACTCTCAGGACCTTGCATCAGGGCACATACAATGGACTGCCTCGCTGCTACCCCTCCGAACAAATCGGCCTTTGCTTCCGGGGTAACTTCATCATTATAAATCGGCGGGTGGCAAGGATGCGTGATAAAATAACTGATGTCCTCACGGTCCGGCAAGTGTCTCATATACGCTGCTGCCGGATCCAGCAACATCAGCAGCGAGCCTGGTTTCATTTGCGGAACGATGTCTGCGGAAATCTCGCCAATGGCAATATCGGGAACAGCCAGAATGATGACATCCGCCTGATTCACCGCATCAAGAAGCGGTGTAACAGTTAAATTCTTTTGAGCAAGTTGGCGTATCCCTTTTTCGCTAATCTCGACATACAGCATATCATAGTTTGAATTTCTAAGGTTGTCAGCAAGTCTATTTCCCATTTTACCGCCTGCTCCTACCAATGCAATCGTTGTCATTTTCCTGTTCCCCTTTTCATTTCAATATTTTAAAAATGGCAGTCAAGGAAGCTGGCATTTCTTTTGTTCAAATTCAACTCCCCTCAGCACTCTTCCAAAAAAGGACTGTGCTCCAACCTGCCCTCCCTTCAACGGGTAACGGGCGAACAGCTTCCACTGATTACAAGGAGCTGCTCAACCGGCTGGCAATGATTCATGGACTCCAGGTTCGAACCGTCTATCATCCCTTGACTTTTCCAGTATGAAGTCAAAGCATATTGAACTCCTGAAGAACCGACAACAAAGAGTTGAGTCGTTTGCGTTTCCCGCCAAAGGAGAGCACCTGCTGTTTCCAAGCGTTTTTGATCGAAAACATCGAACAGCATGACATCCGGCCGACTTTCCAATCTACGCTCGAACCGCTGAATGACAGCGTCAAGATCCCCTTCCAAATCGAATAGATCCATTAACGCTATTTTGCTGCTTGTCTGGTTATTCAAATGAATGCGTAAATCGCTTTCATGCATAGGGGTGATCGGATGCTTTGACATCGTCGGATGCCGATCCAATCGATACGTATCTTCACACACTGTCGCAAAGTGATTTCCAAATACTGTGTATCTTTGAAGCGCGGGAGCCCCGACGAGCAGAGGAATGACGCGACTCTCTGCAAACCGTTGTTTGCCAATGTCTATCACTTTCCCAATGCTTCCCACTGCAGGCGAAGAATCAAATGTAGAGCATACCTTATAGTGGACGATAGGAGTTTTGAACAGCTGTAATTGCCGGAATACTTGCTGTAATTCCCGTTCCATTGCTTCCGGTGTCATGGATCGACTGGTTCCTGCAACACCAAAACACTGGATATCCGGAAATTTTTCTTTCAGTTGTTCTATAGTGGGTGGCTGCAGGAACAGCACTGTTTTTACTCCATGTGCGGCAAGAGCTTCCATAGAATCCGTGGAACCGGTAAAATCATCACCATAATAACAGAGTAATAAATGATTCGTAGACTCTGGTTTCATCCCTTACACTTCCACTCATCCGTTATTTTGAAAACTTCTCCATCGCTCCCTTGAGCTCGACATGTGTTCTTGCATATTCCTCTAAGGAAACGTTTGTTAATGCAGCTTCCCAGCCTTGTATCATGCTTTTGACACCAGCCGATACCCCATCCGGGTGTGCCATAATTCCGCCGCCGGCGATATGGATTACGTCAGTGGATTGGATTTGCCTATATGTTTCAACAGCCTGCCCAGCCCATTGGCCGGAAGAAAGTACGGGCATCACTTGCAGGCCGCCAAACAGCGGCGTCAGACAGTCATTGATCGATTTGACTACAGACTCATTCGATTCGAAAAACTTATTATTTAATCC
Above is a window of Fodinisporobacter ferrooxydans DNA encoding:
- a CDS encoding hemerythrin domain-containing protein is translated as MKTFAFQFSDSFIKPLLDNGYSKVVQFSFPKGKVLEKHKTSSDILVFVPQGNIRFQAVEEAVLKSGEMISLEKNIEHSITALEDSIVVLVLTPSPSAHSILKPQTAKPPTHERMSTEHVKKAVSPQLWSFVEEHAELLQILDKAAEGYEADTYALVDRMVEEELNKHFRYEEEYLFPALGKYIGTTAGPIAVMLAEHKIIRDNHQQLQKKLQQLQNGQGDETDVVQAYSALEGVLRPHIIKEDNVLFPMASGVMSEEDKDNVARLVNEEKGE
- a CDS encoding phosphate-starvation-inducible protein PsiE; its protein translation is MWRIQMFANFFQKLLNASLIGLGIILCYFLLNELFYILKEAFNPGDVEHDVLERVLVFFLYFGFISMIVKYFKEHYHFPLRYLIYIGITATVRFIIVNRQNVYENLILSIVILVLMLSYLMLTPKLFLNRVRDEG
- a CDS encoding DUF1641 domain-containing protein — its product is MAQPITLIRKHLPDEQELQQESLEQVISDIAEHGKAMQETIHLLHELHKSGLLEAATALLEAKETIAKIAVGQLSKPNVTNILNHLLGAADGLGQIDPATTKKVVQGLARGLERAGEHVDDDKKMGMFDFWKYLRDPDINRAIAFGLHLLKGLGEGLETKIRL
- the fdhF gene encoding formate dehydrogenase subunit alpha; the protein is MNSITSSKGVLITIDGQSMQAEEGKTILQVILAQGLEHPHICYEPDLGPIQTCDTCIVDVDGQLMRACSTRIAPNMNIRTASERAKSAQLEAMDRILENHMLYCTVCDNNNGNCKVHNTAEHLEIEHQKYPYKEKPYEVDLSHPFYRYDPDQCILCGQCVEACQDLQVNETLSIDWERDRPRVIWDDDVPINESSCVSCGHCVTVCPCNALMETSMLGQAGFISGIEKDLLNPMIDLVKEVEPGYGGIFAISEVEAAMRETRTKKTKTVCTFCGVGCSFEVWTKGREILKVQPTSDAPANGISTCIKGKFGWDFVNSEERLTKPLIRRGDHFEEATWDEALDLIANKLGGIKDQFGGNAIGFISSSKVTNEENYLMQKLARQIFATNNVDNCSRYCQSPATDGLLRTVGYGGDAGTIQDIAGAGLVIVVGANPTEGHPVLATRVKRAHKLKGQKLIVSDLRKHEMAERADLYIHPKQGSDHAWIAAVAKYMIEQGWHDQTFIEERVSGFDVFVKSIEKYTLDYAEKQTGIAKEHLIQIAAMIHEADGVCVLWGMGVTQNTGGSNTSAAISNLLLVTGNYGRPGAGAYPLRGHNNVQGACDFGTLPAWLPGYQHIADDAARKKFELAWETSIPANPGLDNIQMLQAIEAGELKAMYLMGEEMAWVDSNANHVHDALSRLDFFVVQDIFLTKTAQFADVVLPAAPSLEKEGTFTNTERRIQRLYQVMEPMGEAKPDWWILREVANRLGAGWNYQCPGDIMDEAAVLSPIFAGVDYARLEGWDSLLWPVAKDGTDTPLLYTERFNFPDGKARLAPVEWILPVQMPEAYDLLLNNGRLLEHFHEGNMTNKSKGIQHKFPEVFVEVSPELADARGIAEGTLVRLESPYGAIRVRAVITDRVQGNELYLPMHSVSDQSAVNLLTGTATDQNTHTPAYKQTKVRMQVIEKSGKNPLPRINPRYAKRHPQAGVEVYRKWVRKDYRPLVDKNFEGGVKEWLNQSR
- a CDS encoding DUF2294 domain-containing protein, whose amino-acid sequence is MNATKVAHEFSNLVREVRKKHTGKGPEQIITRFAGPWAICEMKGNMTNLENFMSQTEEGKRMIHATRTEFIKKIYEDPELVSKFEAIVNAKLITIFNDFNIDLDTAITVYVFDRTLQIEEKPTH
- the fdhD gene encoding formate dehydrogenase accessory sulfurtransferase FdhD, whose protein sequence is MYPVVVSRQVISYKNGNTQNVSDEIATEYPLTIFLNDEEFATLVCTPEYLEDLVVGFLASEGVIRNCDEIKDVLVDENKGFVYVETHSPKTFSTKFYSKRYITSCCGKSRQSFYFFNDAKTAKKITDKTAFLTDQDCFRLMNEMQQDATTFQLTGGVHNAALCDTKHIILSRMDIGRHNALDKIFGYCLKNSISLQGKVIAFSGRISSEVLLKVAKIGCEIVLSKSAPTELALQMADELGITAVGFIRNDSFNVYTHHERICAT
- a CDS encoding cysteine hydrolase family protein, with the translated sequence MKASNKALLVMDIQEGIAQRYANSADFFTPFQQAIKAAREANIPVIYVRIAFRDGYPEVSAKNKMFSAISQNGGFTETASSTQIHAAVAPEHGDAVVIKRRVSAFSGSDLDVVLRAQQIDTLILMGIATSGVVLSTVREAADRDYSLVVLSDACIDADPEVQRVLMEKVFPRQADVMSVRDWVARILL